A single genomic interval of bacterium harbors:
- a CDS encoding prepilin-type N-terminal cleavage/methylation domain-containing protein: MNNKIEKYFGSKTIFFNRGFTLIELLVVIAIIGILASVVLASLNTARDKAKTSKVKADLRSLRTAIALLEDDTGKWPNGCPPATVANPEVALDNALAGIKVTSTVGCTEDSNNSNNPTCDAPIVCQWTAQDITNWKGPYMQTPVDPWGNSYIFDPDYHQYADCGTEPASNKYPTIPEFVTVFSSGPDELGNGTTGTYGCDDIFLKIQ, encoded by the coding sequence ATGAATAATAAGATTGAAAAATATTTTGGGTCAAAAACAATATTTTTCAATAGAGGATTTACTCTCATTGAGCTCCTGGTTGTCATTGCGATTATCGGCATTTTGGCGTCGGTAGTTCTTGCGTCGCTTAATACCGCGAGAGACAAAGCAAAGACATCAAAAGTTAAGGCTGATCTTAGGTCATTGCGCACCGCTATCGCCCTTCTTGAAGATGACACGGGAAAATGGCCAAATGGATGCCCACCGGCAACAGTAGCTAACCCAGAGGTTGCGCTTGATAATGCGCTAGCGGGAATTAAAGTAACGTCAACAGTTGGTTGCACTGAAGATAGCAATAACAGCAATAACCCCACATGTGACGCCCCTATTGTGTGCCAGTGGACAGCACAAGATATCACGAATTGGAAAGGACCGTACATGCAAACACCTGTTGACCCATGGGGAAATTCTTATATTTTTGATCCTGACTATCACCAATATGCCGATTGTGGGACTGAACCAGCCTCAAATAAATATCCTACCATTCCAGAATTTGTTACCGTTTTTTCTTCTGGACCAGATGAATTGGGGAATGGGACAACGGGAACATACGGCTGTGATGACATATTCCTCAAAATACAATAA
- the yihA gene encoding ribosome biogenesis GTP-binding protein YihA/YsxC: protein MTIKTAEFIKGIVGTDPILEDLHKQIVFVGRSNVGKSSVINSLTGRKNLVRSSAEPGKTQEINFFLVNKKFYFVDLPGYGFAKIPAKRREKLRKLIIWYLTYSGVTPQKIVLIIDARVGFTQLDQEMFTILKECGHPILVLANKIDGVKSGVRIKQERVVREQAGGEEVFFYSAKNGEGKEKLLRNLSSSLLP, encoded by the coding sequence ATGACTATTAAAACCGCAGAATTTATCAAGGGAATTGTTGGAACAGATCCTATTCTGGAAGATCTTCATAAACAGATTGTGTTTGTAGGGCGATCAAACGTTGGAAAATCAAGCGTTATTAATTCCTTGACAGGAAGGAAAAATTTAGTGAGATCAAGTGCGGAACCTGGAAAAACTCAAGAAATAAATTTTTTCCTCGTGAATAAGAAGTTTTACTTCGTCGATCTTCCGGGTTATGGATTCGCAAAAATTCCCGCCAAGCGACGTGAAAAATTACGCAAACTTATTATTTGGTATCTTACGTATTCAGGTGTGACTCCACAAAAAATCGTGTTGATTATCGACGCACGAGTTGGCTTTACACAGCTCGACCAAGAAATGTTCACCATCCTCAAAGAGTGTGGTCATCCGATTCTTGTATTAGCAAATAAGATTGATGGCGTGAAAAGTGGTGTGCGTATAAAACAAGAACGAGTGGTTCGTGAACAAGCAGGGGGAGAGGAAGTGTTTTTTTATTCCGCAAAAAATGGAGAAGGTAAGGAAAAATTATTACGCAATCTTTCTTCTTCTCTTCTCCCGTAA
- a CDS encoding metal ABC transporter permease encodes MLEIFQFDFMIRAFAAGLAIAVVAPVIGMFLVVRRYSLLADTLAHVSLAGVAIGLLLGLNPVITAIIASIIASIGIERLRTTKKILGESVLALFLSGSLAIAVILLSLAKGFNMNLFSYLFGSISVVSPLDLYLTLGLAVLLILVVKFLYKEFFFLSFDIDLARASGVRTKTLALILTALAGVTVSLSIRVVGVLLIGALMVIPVISAMQFSRGFRDTMVLSVIFSVISVISGLFLSFYWNIASGGAIVVVALLIFILSLALNRTQS; translated from the coding sequence ATGTTAGAAATTTTTCAATTTGATTTTATGATACGAGCATTCGCGGCGGGGCTTGCCATTGCCGTTGTCGCTCCGGTTATTGGCATGTTTCTCGTGGTCAGGCGGTACTCGCTCTTGGCAGATACATTGGCGCATGTCTCGCTCGCAGGTGTCGCCATAGGGCTTCTTCTGGGGCTTAATCCTGTTATTACCGCCATTATAGCTTCTATCATCGCTTCGATTGGTATTGAGCGTCTTCGAACAACAAAAAAAATACTTGGTGAATCAGTTCTCGCATTATTTCTTTCCGGAAGTCTCGCAATCGCTGTTATTCTGTTGAGCCTTGCGAAGGGGTTTAACATGAACCTTTTCAGTTATCTTTTTGGCAGCATTTCCGTTGTTTCTCCTCTAGATTTGTACCTCACACTCGGTCTCGCGGTATTATTGATACTGGTTGTAAAATTTCTCTATAAAGAATTTTTCTTTCTCTCTTTTGATATCGACCTTGCGCGTGCAAGTGGCGTGCGCACAAAAACACTCGCGCTTATTTTAACCGCACTTGCCGGGGTGACTGTCTCGCTTTCGATCAGGGTTGTTGGTGTACTCCTGATTGGTGCGCTTATGGTAATTCCGGTAATATCAGCGATGCAGTTTAGCAGAGGTTTCCGCGACACCATGGTTCTCTCGGTGATATTTTCGGTGATATCTGTTATTTCGGGACTCTTCTTGTCGTTTTATTGGAATATCGCAAGCGGGGGAGCAATCGTCGTTGTTGCGCTTCTCATTTTCATCTTGAGTTTGGCGCTTAATCGAACGCAATCTTAA
- a CDS encoding metal ABC transporter ATP-binding protein produces the protein MHVNEIPYIQLEDVDFSYNKIPVLEAVSFTVRKGDYIGIIGPNGGGKTTLLKILLGLIEPARGVVRIMGQDIHNLKDRSIIGYVPQRVGESEHRFPATVEEIVETGRIAKRGLFKRLTEKDRDAVGHAMDMSGVLGLKDRLIGQLSGGEMQKVFIARALAGDPKILVLDEPTTGVDVGSQKRFYEFLGRLNREHHLTIIFVSHDVDVVSTEARSVICLNKNLVCEGPSSQLHDEEVIKKLYGDKINLVIHSH, from the coding sequence ATGCATGTAAACGAAATTCCTTATATACAACTTGAAGATGTAGATTTTTCTTATAATAAAATACCGGTTCTTGAGGCGGTGAGTTTTACGGTGCGCAAAGGAGATTATATCGGGATCATTGGACCCAATGGCGGGGGAAAGACAACACTTCTCAAGATACTATTGGGACTCATTGAGCCTGCGCGTGGCGTGGTGCGCATTATGGGACAGGACATACATAATCTCAAAGACCGTTCAATTATCGGATATGTACCCCAGCGTGTTGGAGAATCTGAACATCGCTTTCCCGCAACCGTGGAAGAAATTGTTGAGACAGGGCGTATTGCAAAACGTGGACTTTTTAAACGACTCACCGAAAAAGATCGTGATGCGGTAGGACATGCGATGGATATGAGTGGCGTATTGGGTTTAAAAGATCGCCTCATTGGTCAGCTTTCAGGCGGGGAAATGCAAAAGGTTTTTATAGCACGCGCGCTTGCGGGCGACCCAAAGATTTTGGTACTCGATGAACCTACGACAGGAGTTGATGTGGGATCGCAGAAGAGATTCTATGAATTCTTGGGTAGACTCAATCGTGAACATCATCTAACTATTATTTTTGTATCACACGACGTTGATGTTGTTTCCACTGAAGCGCGTTCTGTCATTTGTCTGAATAAGAATTTGGTGTGTGAGGGACCCTCGTCTCAACTTCATGACGAAGAAGTTATTAAAAAGCTTTATGGAGATAAAATCAACCTTGTAATTCATAGTCATTAG
- a CDS encoding zinc ABC transporter substrate-binding protein, with translation MLKRVIIITVMITSITIVASFYAPKSDTSSGSGEKISVVTSFYVLGNFIENIGGDIVSVRVITPPGIEPHDYEPTPNDLVAVGHATLFIYNGAGFDPWANQLINSSNAHALNMSEQLNLVLNHPGETSDPQNFSNPHYWLDPVLAIEEVRIIRDALITLVPSQQTLFKKNAEAYINRIALLHHDFEEGLGTCANHDIIVSHNAFEYLGIRYTINTIPIAGISPEDEPSTKKIGELTQLAKEKDIRFIFFETSASPKLAETIAREVGIKTLVLNPIETLTEEELKVGEDYISVMKTNLNNLRKALVCM, from the coding sequence ATGCTAAAACGCGTTATTATAATCACCGTCATGATTACTTCAATTACCATTGTGGCGAGTTTTTATGCACCCAAGAGCGACACGTCTTCAGGTTCAGGAGAAAAAATTTCCGTGGTCACCAGTTTTTATGTGCTGGGAAATTTTATTGAGAATATCGGTGGAGATATTGTTTCAGTGCGTGTTATCACGCCACCAGGTATCGAACCTCATGATTACGAACCGACACCAAACGACCTCGTTGCCGTTGGACATGCAACGCTTTTTATATACAACGGCGCCGGATTTGATCCGTGGGCGAATCAATTAATCAATTCAAGTAACGCGCACGCTCTTAATATGAGCGAACAATTGAACCTCGTTCTCAATCACCCAGGAGAAACATCAGATCCACAAAATTTTTCCAATCCCCACTATTGGCTTGACCCCGTTTTGGCTATCGAAGAGGTAAGAATTATCCGCGATGCTTTAATAACGTTGGTTCCATCACAACAGACTCTGTTTAAAAAAAACGCGGAAGCATATATCAATAGAATTGCTTTATTGCACCATGATTTTGAGGAGGGTCTCGGTACCTGCGCTAATCATGATATTATTGTTTCCCATAATGCCTTTGAATATCTCGGCATTCGGTATACTATAAACACCATCCCTATCGCCGGAATTTCTCCGGAAGACGAACCTTCTACAAAAAAAATTGGCGAACTAACTCAATTAGCAAAAGAAAAAGATATTCGTTTTATTTTCTTCGAAACATCCGCAAGTCCAAAGCTTGCAGAAACGATTGCGCGGGAAGTAGGAATTAAAACACTCGTGTTGAATCCGATAGAAACTCTTACAGAAGAGGAACTAAAGGTTGGCGAAGATTATATATCAGTTATGAAAACAAATTTGAATAATTTAAGAAAAGCACTTGTATGCATGTAA